Proteins encoded together in one Tripterygium wilfordii isolate XIE 37 chromosome 14, ASM1340144v1, whole genome shotgun sequence window:
- the LOC120015639 gene encoding HMG1/2-like protein → MKGKSKAETNNTDAKLKKRGSATEKVSKRQPKKQKKAAKDPNRPKRPPSAFFVFMEEFRQEFKRENPDNKSVSAVGKAAGARWKSMSDADKAPYVEKAEKRKSDYNKNMEAYNKKLEGTNVEEEEESDEKSRSEVHDDEEDEDETGEEEEDDD, encoded by the exons ATGAAGGGTAAATCAAAGGCTGAAACCAACAACACCGATGCCAA ACTGAAGAAGAGAGGTTCGGCAACGGAGAAAGTCAGCAAGAGGCAACCGAAGAAGCAAAAGAAGGCTGCAAAGGATCCGAACAGGCCGAAGAGGCCTCCGAGTGCCTTCTTTGTTTTCAT GGAGGAGTTTAGGCAAGAGTTCAAGAGGGAAAATCCTGATAATAAATCTGTCTCTGCT GTGGGTAAAGCTGCCGGTGCTAGATGGAAATCCATGTCAGATGCT GATAAAGCTCCCTATGTAGAGAAAGCAGAGAAGAGAAAAAGTGATTACAATAAGAATATGGAGGCTTACAACAAGAAACTG GAGGGAACCAAtgtggaagaggaagaagaatctGATGAAAAGTCCAGGTCTGAAGTGCatgatgatgaggaagatgaagatgaaactGGAGAG gaggaagaagatgatgattag